A window of the Rubeoparvulum massiliense genome harbors these coding sequences:
- a CDS encoding S-layer homology domain-containing protein: MKKVSAVIIVLLLLSSIIPAHIIEASDIGVVSDIKTHWAKDTVNMAITQGWVNGYEDHTFKPNRSVSRQEFIKIIISALGYQVNVSGADWYVPYVEKALHDRLITQDYYEQLQNVSFGRGHITRGEVTQIAYLAYAQRVDVVSAPQSTPSFKDTIPNHLTTAVATLVNAGVITGYPDNTFKYAQGITRAETVVVIERLLKLVDGDEPAKDGISINEMMSTIADTIPLTVDIIEKSGIKEKSGKEVATMDDFYRVVGAYFGFDKTYEPKYVARVPKLITPDEVIAYQGENGLSKDYMKNKLQKVKQIIAKQKVLEPVIEKIEKSFYNEKGKIHVEILGNDREKYDLYAFVQWTGGEWIGQSLYEGFEDGVVDFEQQYGEVTIVITDISGESHYYKMYRVTLPGGSIEDVTREDAIQVYMNQKKSFEKLQIIR, from the coding sequence ATGAAAAAAGTATCTGCTGTAATTATTGTATTACTATTGTTATCATCAATCATTCCAGCTCATATTATTGAGGCTTCCGACATTGGTGTTGTTTCTGATATAAAAACCCATTGGGCGAAGGATACGGTTAATATGGCGATAACCCAAGGTTGGGTGAATGGGTATGAGGACCACACCTTTAAGCCAAACCGTAGTGTAAGTCGCCAGGAATTTATCAAGATCATCATTAGTGCACTAGGGTATCAAGTCAATGTTTCTGGTGCGGACTGGTATGTTCCCTACGTGGAAAAAGCACTTCATGATCGATTGATTACTCAAGACTATTACGAGCAGTTGCAGAATGTATCGTTTGGAAGAGGGCATATCACCCGAGGTGAGGTTACACAGATTGCGTATTTAGCCTATGCGCAACGTGTAGATGTAGTCTCAGCTCCACAGAGTACCCCTTCATTTAAGGATACGATTCCAAACCATTTAACGACTGCAGTAGCCACCTTGGTCAACGCGGGTGTGATTACTGGCTACCCTGATAATACCTTCAAATATGCACAAGGGATTACGCGTGCGGAAACTGTCGTTGTCATTGAAAGGCTGCTCAAGCTGGTTGATGGAGATGAACCAGCAAAAGACGGGATTAGCATTAATGAAATGATGTCTACCATTGCGGATACGATTCCACTCACGGTGGACATTATTGAGAAGTCAGGCATCAAGGAGAAGTCCGGCAAAGAAGTGGCTACCATGGATGATTTTTACCGTGTGGTAGGTGCCTACTTTGGATTTGATAAAACGTATGAGCCCAAATACGTGGCGCGTGTGCCTAAACTAATAACCCCTGATGAAGTGATAGCATACCAAGGCGAAAATGGATTAAGTAAAGACTATATGAAAAATAAACTTCAGAAGGTAAAACAAATAATCGCTAAGCAGAAGGTGTTGGAGCCTGTTATTGAAAAGATTGAGAAGTCTTTCTATAACGAAAAAGGTAAAATTCATGTAGAAATACTCGGAAATGATCGAGAGAAATATGATCTCTATGCCTTTGTTCAATGGACTGGTGGAGAATGGATTGGCCAATCTTTATATGAGGGTTTTGAAGATGGAGTTGTTGATTTTGAACAGCAATATGGTGAAGTTACCATTGTTATTACAGATATCTCCGGTGAATCACATTATTACAAAATGTATAGAGTAACACTGCCAGGAGGTAGTATAGAAGATGTTACTCGTGAGGATGCCATTCAAGTTTATATGAATCAAAAAAAATCATTTGAAAAACTTCAAATAATAAGGTGA
- a CDS encoding amino acid ABC transporter substrate-binding protein, with protein MMKKVKTTIIGTLVFLVSMIGLAGCSSDKATEDTFPKIKEKGQIVMGLDDTFAPMGFRDANNEIVGFDVDLAKEVFKRIGLEVKFQPIDWAMKESELNAGNIDLIWNGYSITEERKEKVAFSTPYLENSQIIITLAGSDINTKQDLAGKKVAAQSGSSAVDAMNTEPELVSAFAGGEPIVFDTNNEAFLDLEAGRADAVVADEVLARYYIKQRGEDQFKVLEEDFGKEEYGIGMRKGDKQLVELVNQALAEMKQDGSYDKIYQKWFAK; from the coding sequence ATGATGAAAAAAGTTAAAACAACGATCATTGGCACACTAGTATTCCTCGTAAGTATGATTGGCTTAGCAGGCTGTTCTTCCGATAAAGCTACAGAGGATACATTCCCTAAGATTAAAGAAAAAGGTCAAATCGTCATGGGCCTTGATGATACATTTGCACCTATGGGCTTCCGTGATGCGAATAATGAAATTGTTGGCTTTGATGTGGATCTAGCCAAGGAAGTGTTCAAGCGGATCGGTCTAGAGGTGAAGTTCCAGCCTATTGATTGGGCGATGAAGGAATCTGAATTGAATGCCGGCAACATCGATTTAATCTGGAACGGTTACTCCATTACCGAGGAACGAAAAGAGAAAGTAGCATTCTCTACCCCTTACCTCGAAAATAGTCAGATTATCATTACGCTTGCAGGTTCTGATATCAACACTAAACAAGACCTTGCAGGGAAAAAGGTGGCTGCCCAGAGCGGTTCCAGTGCCGTGGATGCGATGAATACCGAGCCTGAACTAGTCAGTGCTTTTGCTGGTGGAGAGCCGATCGTATTCGATACCAATAATGAAGCTTTCTTGGATTTGGAAGCAGGACGGGCAGATGCAGTGGTAGCTGATGAGGTCTTAGCTCGTTACTATATTAAGCAACGTGGAGAAGATCAATTCAAGGTACTAGAAGAGGACTTTGGAAAAGAAGAGTATGGAATCGGCATGAGAAAAGGTGACAAGCAATTAGTAGAACTCGTGAATCAAGCCTTAGCTGAAATGAAGCAAGATGGCTCCTATGATAAGATTTATCAAAAATGGTTCGCCAAATAA
- a CDS encoding stalk domain-containing protein encodes MKRRITLLVVALLLVGTSAFAVNYYMHGVYQGYEIVKVYWGNQALPDNYGPAVLINGQVMVPAQSLAQVAGKKLEWNDEKRSLTFKNTYISGNSGSTTTTGSGSSSSGSTPIPGKFQKWEGAAPLEVLPFSIKVHNENLQYALVGIEELNALTEKFNEIVKAEHYGWNRTTLIDEISEKLKIWEENIDYLQASHREHEDYMEDYIREHSRSYQVRNNLEYLDDWDDGLDELEDAWVKKQDAFQSLLEWRQEQDNDAYEDFLKADKKANKYLRDSQKYLERYQWKIESIIEDQLDRLP; translated from the coding sequence ATGAAGCGACGGATTACCCTCTTAGTCGTAGCATTATTATTAGTAGGGACAAGCGCATTTGCCGTCAATTATTACATGCACGGTGTTTATCAAGGCTATGAGATTGTGAAGGTCTATTGGGGGAATCAAGCATTACCTGATAACTACGGCCCAGCAGTCTTGATAAATGGCCAGGTCATGGTTCCAGCCCAATCCCTTGCTCAAGTCGCGGGAAAGAAGCTGGAATGGAATGATGAGAAGCGTAGCTTAACCTTTAAAAATACCTATATATCAGGGAATAGTGGTTCTACCACAACCACAGGCTCAGGCTCTAGTTCCAGTGGCTCCACACCAATTCCTGGTAAGTTTCAAAAGTGGGAGGGCGCTGCGCCCTTAGAGGTTCTCCCCTTTTCTATCAAGGTACATAATGAGAATCTCCAGTATGCTCTCGTTGGCATCGAGGAGCTAAATGCACTCACTGAGAAATTCAACGAGATCGTAAAGGCGGAGCATTATGGCTGGAATCGTACCACCTTGATCGATGAAATCTCTGAGAAGCTAAAAATTTGGGAGGAGAACATCGATTATCTCCAAGCCTCTCACCGTGAGCATGAGGACTATATGGAGGATTATATCCGGGAGCACAGCCGCTCTTATCAGGTCCGCAATAATCTGGAATATCTCGATGATTGGGATGACGGACTTGATGAACTAGAGGATGCTTGGGTGAAGAAGCAGGATGCCTTCCAATCCTTATTAGAGTGGCGGCAGGAGCAAGATAATGACGCCTATGAGGATTTTCTAAAGGCAGATAAGAAGGCCAATAAATATCTTCGGGATAGTCAGAAATATTTAGAACGGTACCAATGGAAGATTGAGTCCATCATCGAGGATCAGCTGGACCGTCTCCCATAA
- a CDS encoding DegV family protein has protein sequence MTVKILTDSTSYIPKEIREMLDIRVVSLHVSFKDEDMKEMEIENHDFYTKMEQKGIPNSSQPSIGDLYHEMEEVVAQGDNLLGIFISSDMSGTYSTACHVKEMILEDYPDAKIEIVDSRSNCMQLGFAAIVAAKAAQLGNMLDVVKEKAEEIIRRSRFLFIPENLEYLKKGGRIGGASALIGNFLKIIPILTVENGKTALVKKVRTQQKAIMTMIDQLLLDHQDYGLNEVVVHHIHCYDKAKALANQLQEKLNIQVSIADIGPVIGLHVGPGAIGIAYYTNQDMR, from the coding sequence ATGACGGTAAAAATTCTCACAGATAGTACAAGCTACATCCCAAAAGAGATTAGAGAGATGTTGGATATCAGGGTGGTTTCACTCCATGTCTCTTTTAAGGATGAGGATATGAAGGAAATGGAGATCGAAAACCATGACTTTTATACTAAGATGGAGCAGAAGGGCATTCCGAACTCCTCCCAGCCATCCATTGGCGATCTCTATCATGAGATGGAAGAGGTGGTTGCCCAGGGTGATAATCTGCTTGGCATCTTTATCTCCTCAGATATGAGTGGGACCTATTCCACTGCATGCCATGTGAAAGAGATGATCCTCGAGGATTACCCCGATGCCAAGATTGAGATCGTGGATTCTCGTTCTAATTGTATGCAGTTAGGGTTTGCAGCCATTGTTGCAGCCAAAGCAGCACAATTAGGCAACATGCTAGATGTGGTGAAGGAAAAAGCAGAGGAGATCATCAGACGAAGCCGGTTTCTCTTTATTCCAGAGAATCTCGAATATCTTAAAAAAGGTGGAAGAATCGGCGGAGCTAGTGCATTAATCGGAAATTTCCTCAAAATCATTCCCATCCTTACTGTTGAAAACGGCAAGACAGCCCTTGTAAAAAAAGTACGAACACAGCAGAAGGCTATCATGACCATGATCGACCAACTCTTATTAGACCATCAAGACTATGGCTTGAATGAGGTCGTTGTTCATCATATCCATTGCTATGATAAAGCGAAGGCGTTAGCGAATCAGCTACAGGAGAAGCTGAATATTCAGGTCAGTATCGCAGACATTGGGCCTGTGATTGGACTCCATGTGGGGCCAGGGGCAATCGGCATCGCTTACTATACGAATCAAGATATGAGATAA
- a CDS encoding S-layer homology domain-containing protein, with protein sequence MKLRKIMAWALVLALLVGITLPPMQASAAMLPDNMTLTFPDVNSSNYGWAMKHISKLALHGVVVGNDNGFYKPQDPVRQVEAVIMAIRVLNLEGEAKKAVVPVGDVRFTSLPDWAKGYVKVAYDHGLLKAEENRFNWNQPASRAWVAQLLVRTIGKDADAAALANQTNLFTDSFAIPVWAKGYVNYANAQGLITGYKEKNLTYFKPDKEITRAEMAVMLSRGSKFITINPYQRLVTGTVESVGTFQLSLRMANGDLRTFSLWNQAAIYDGEQKVELTQLQGQTVGLIVDQGVAYYVEKVDTLTPVTPVTPQPPVTGTTQSATVVQVYPAQSLLIVKGADGQTIETYTLHGQVKIVGLNQQPYTIQDLHKNDEIDLVINAQKEVTAITVKKMTDDRATTGIIFDLSLDDQLIIIQSDNGGYVSYPLSPTPTVIYSNVRYPSVKDLKDGDKVKVVVEKGFVTQIEMLAPNHQLTFTGSIVQLSTTDRVVTLKDQSGHYEAYPISDKVVVEIRGLDVADLTDLRDGDAVEAAIAQGVVQKIVVTNRTGTADVQGKIVSVDTVNKMITITDLEGKLRVFKVSDRVTLDIGTRYASLTDLTLGMSIQIQLEQDQIIYIKYDNSLQGTVEGISEERGWITVRTPEQGAKKYYTDGDPSVNIKGMTREDLGDIEVGDIVKVTLNDNEFVSRIDVERTFLYEITEVRESSNRVYYKDDRSNTDYDYINSDVKLIIPGITNPKVRDLAAGQIAHFTYMGDSLAKVEITQKIQGRIAKIDTVAKKLTINTLAGKQEVVNLENGFSISLNNKTYDSLSMLALNDPVFITKNVKGQVQIQVLQKVTGKYYTFDDKDYIYLVQEPSWLKYKLAKQVYIHRGDKVESLRNILKDQVITLYIYDDVVYEIEL encoded by the coding sequence ATGAAGCTACGGAAGATAATGGCTTGGGCATTGGTGCTAGCCCTGCTGGTGGGTATTACTTTACCACCGATGCAAGCATCAGCGGCCATGCTACCAGACAACATGACACTCACATTCCCCGATGTGAATTCCAGCAATTATGGCTGGGCGATGAAGCATATCTCGAAGCTAGCACTTCATGGTGTGGTCGTCGGGAATGATAATGGATTCTATAAACCACAGGACCCTGTTCGCCAAGTGGAAGCAGTCATCATGGCGATTCGCGTCCTCAATTTAGAAGGAGAGGCGAAGAAAGCCGTTGTACCAGTGGGTGATGTACGCTTCACTTCATTACCAGATTGGGCGAAAGGCTATGTAAAGGTAGCCTATGACCACGGCTTGCTCAAGGCAGAGGAGAATCGTTTTAATTGGAATCAACCTGCTTCTCGTGCTTGGGTGGCACAGCTTCTCGTACGTACCATTGGGAAGGATGCAGATGCTGCTGCTTTAGCTAATCAAACCAATCTCTTTACTGACAGTTTTGCTATTCCAGTCTGGGCGAAGGGCTATGTGAATTATGCCAACGCGCAGGGGTTAATCACTGGTTATAAAGAGAAGAATCTTACTTACTTTAAGCCAGATAAAGAGATTACTCGTGCTGAGATGGCGGTCATGCTAAGCCGCGGAAGTAAGTTTATCACCATTAATCCTTATCAGCGCTTAGTGACAGGTACAGTGGAGAGCGTAGGAACCTTCCAACTCTCACTCCGCATGGCCAATGGCGATCTTCGTACCTTCAGTCTCTGGAATCAAGCAGCCATTTATGATGGTGAGCAGAAGGTAGAACTAACTCAGTTACAAGGTCAAACCGTCGGCTTAATCGTTGATCAAGGGGTTGCCTACTATGTGGAGAAGGTGGATACCTTAACACCAGTAACACCAGTTACGCCCCAACCTCCTGTTACAGGCACTACCCAATCTGCTACCGTTGTACAGGTTTACCCAGCACAGAGCCTTTTGATTGTAAAAGGTGCAGATGGTCAAACCATCGAGACCTATACCTTACATGGTCAAGTGAAGATTGTTGGTCTCAATCAACAACCATATACCATCCAAGATCTTCATAAGAACGATGAGATCGATTTAGTGATCAATGCTCAGAAGGAAGTTACGGCCATTACTGTGAAGAAGATGACCGATGATCGAGCAACCACAGGGATCATCTTCGACCTTTCCTTAGATGATCAACTGATTATTATCCAAAGTGATAATGGCGGCTATGTCTCCTATCCATTATCGCCTACACCTACTGTGATCTATAGTAATGTACGCTATCCTTCCGTAAAGGATCTGAAGGATGGTGATAAAGTGAAGGTAGTTGTGGAGAAGGGCTTTGTCACGCAGATCGAAATGCTCGCGCCGAATCATCAGCTCACCTTCACAGGGAGTATTGTTCAGCTCTCTACTACGGATCGGGTGGTTACCCTCAAGGATCAGAGTGGCCATTATGAAGCCTATCCCATCTCGGATAAGGTGGTTGTGGAGATTCGCGGCCTTGATGTAGCTGATCTCACGGACCTTCGTGATGGCGATGCAGTTGAAGCAGCCATTGCTCAAGGTGTGGTACAGAAGATTGTGGTGACCAATCGGACAGGTACAGCAGATGTACAGGGTAAGATCGTGAGCGTTGATACTGTTAATAAGATGATTACCATCACTGATTTAGAAGGTAAGCTTCGTGTCTTCAAAGTAAGTGATCGAGTCACTCTAGATATTGGTACTCGTTATGCAAGCCTAACTGACTTGACTCTAGGGATGTCAATTCAGATTCAACTAGAGCAGGATCAGATTATCTATATTAAATATGATAACTCCCTCCAAGGAACAGTGGAAGGTATTAGTGAGGAACGGGGATGGATCACTGTCCGTACCCCTGAGCAGGGTGCGAAGAAGTACTACACCGATGGAGATCCGTCTGTCAATATAAAGGGAATGACGCGAGAGGATCTCGGTGATATTGAGGTAGGAGACATTGTGAAGGTGACTCTAAACGATAATGAGTTCGTCTCCCGCATCGATGTGGAACGTACCTTCCTCTATGAAATCACCGAGGTTCGTGAATCCTCCAACCGTGTCTACTACAAGGATGATCGGAGTAATACCGATTATGACTATATTAACAGTGATGTAAAGCTAATTATCCCTGGAATCACTAATCCAAAGGTGAGAGATTTAGCAGCAGGACAAATTGCTCACTTTACCTATATGGGCGATTCACTTGCCAAGGTTGAAATAACCCAAAAAATTCAAGGCCGGATTGCCAAGATTGATACCGTCGCTAAAAAGCTGACCATCAATACATTGGCTGGAAAGCAAGAAGTTGTTAACCTAGAGAATGGCTTCTCCATCTCCTTGAATAATAAGACCTATGACTCGCTCTCCATGCTAGCCTTAAATGACCCTGTTTTCATTACGAAGAATGTAAAGGGGCAAGTACAGATTCAAGTATTGCAGAAGGTAACTGGTAAGTACTACACCTTTGATGATAAGGATTATATCTATCTGGTGCAGGAACCTTCCTGGTTGAAGTATAAGCTGGCCAAACAAGTCTATATTCACCGGGGCGATAAAGTGGAATCTCTAAGAAATATTCTAAAAGACCAAGTGATCACGCTCTATATCTATGATGATGTGGTCTATGAGATTGAACTATAA
- a CDS encoding type II TA system antitoxin MqsA family protein, with product MMGFCEKCHDIVEYTIRSEKKEKMIKGKNIEYMGKEAYCNECGSEIFVAELRDANLVALDKAYREKEDLIFQSEVEEILRKYDIGKRPFSLLLGWGEGTITRYLNGDIPTKLYSDILRKVLHDPNYMEEILERNKENITRIAYEKCKSALFNIKTEAVTVEAEDKIDHVVKYLLSNSMDITPLALQKLLYFSQGFYKAFTGEYLFYNDCEAWVHGPVYKNIYFKYKNYGYNPIDEGTNQYDDIILSDIEKEVLDSVIRNFGCYSGKILEKMAHTEKPWRETRNGLNENEGTDRIIDKALIAQYFTDIKQKYSMFNLTDIRDYSNDLFSKVIR from the coding sequence ATGATGGGTTTTTGTGAAAAATGCCATGATATTGTTGAATACACCATTCGTAGCGAAAAGAAAGAAAAAATGATTAAAGGAAAAAATATTGAATACATGGGAAAGGAAGCATACTGCAATGAATGCGGGAGTGAGATATTTGTCGCAGAACTTAGAGATGCTAATTTAGTTGCACTTGACAAAGCTTATCGAGAAAAGGAAGATCTAATTTTTCAATCTGAAGTAGAAGAAATACTTAGGAAATACGATATTGGCAAAAGGCCTTTTTCCTTACTGTTAGGTTGGGGAGAAGGGACGATAACGAGGTATTTAAACGGAGATATCCCAACTAAGCTGTATTCCGATATCCTTCGAAAAGTTCTCCATGATCCAAATTATATGGAGGAGATTCTGGAAAGAAATAAAGAAAATATTACGCGAATCGCATATGAAAAATGTAAAAGTGCCTTATTCAATATCAAAACAGAAGCAGTGACAGTTGAAGCTGAAGATAAAATTGATCATGTTGTTAAATATCTATTGTCAAATAGCATGGATATAACACCATTAGCTCTTCAAAAATTACTGTACTTCTCACAGGGTTTTTATAAAGCTTTTACTGGGGAGTACCTTTTTTATAATGATTGTGAAGCATGGGTACATGGCCCAGTATATAAAAACATCTACTTTAAATATAAAAATTATGGTTATAACCCAATTGACGAAGGTACAAACCAGTATGATGACATCATTTTAAGTGATATTGAAAAAGAGGTATTGGATAGTGTAATTAGAAACTTTGGATGCTATAGCGGAAAAATTTTAGAAAAAATGGCTCATACCGAAAAACCTTGGCGTGAGACGAGAAATGGATTAAATGAAAATGAGGGAACTGATCGAATAATTGATAAAGCATTAATTGCACAGTATTTCACTGATATTAAGCAGAAATATAGTATGTTTAATTTAACTGATATTCGTGATTATAGTAATGATCTGTTTAGTAAAGTAATTCGTTAA
- a CDS encoding S8 family serine peptidase, producing the protein MKKRQVATLFGIIFLSISFIFSTGYWAYGELNDEAEAITSLPAEWIIKWQGDEFPIQDERITILSKNEKQKTAKITLNQARDEKLPPITIDLIEEWRNRNDVCYLYPNKKVKISTTSTIQEPYVARQYYLDRIRAKQAWNIQADAPDVTIAVLDTGIWLDHPDLKGQLVEGYNILNPNLLPYDNNGHGTNVAGILAAKHNNGLGIMGVVGKTNIMPIKVLDGNGEGDEYDVTAGIYQAVDAGAQIILLSLGDVIYSPYMEEAIVYAENNGVFVVAATGNEGSRVNYPAAFPTVLSVGAIDKQGRIHQYSNSGPEIDVVAPGAGIFTTGADGGYMSNDGTSMAAPQVAGLAALIKQQYPEYTPRQVRQLIITTTTNLSGKEWNTTSGFGLINMYQALLENGVPIPMNNTSKEGAYALPISTERVGQFTWENSSWYRIDLPYSGEVNLTLSMLDEKLRKNPGFAGTVQVDLYPVGSPASTILHQANEPLTFKSRAGTVYLKLTPYADLLNSGSHRFLLENKFHITADAYESNDTKATAKRIPVNSTITANYHQENDSDWYYVDVNRKGKLSVDITTDSLRMDVVLHVHGPGLNEGIKVDNGNVFNQQRESIEIEVQPGRYYFHSYNYYGFPVNAQYFLKIHYQQALIDHNEPNNVYSEATNLILNQSTRGSVSNKFDVDWYKFTLTRGQEVYIQLSYPDYQYGQLVLFTEKLDSVGDYGLSNRNGKLMVKKWLPKGKYYIRLQMTKEMEYEYYHLSVTSNMLPFNDIQSHWAKNEIVKLSDKGVISGYADHSFRPNKAITRAEVATILVRTQQLEPNNKKAKLPFKDVKQQHWAYRNLLIAYQNGFLKGYPDNTLRPDQPITRAELAQLIVSAEKLRLQKIVLLFPDVPHTHWAAEAIRIMNSYGYLHGDDEGFYRPDASTTRAEFVTVVDRVWFSSKVKK; encoded by the coding sequence ATGAAGAAGAGACAGGTCGCAACGCTGTTCGGGATCATCTTCCTAAGTATCTCCTTCATTTTCTCTACCGGCTATTGGGCCTACGGAGAGTTAAATGATGAAGCGGAAGCGATTACCTCTCTCCCAGCAGAATGGATAATCAAGTGGCAAGGTGACGAGTTCCCCATCCAAGATGAGCGAATCACCATTTTGTCCAAGAATGAGAAGCAGAAAACAGCGAAGATCACCTTGAATCAGGCAAGGGATGAAAAACTTCCGCCCATCACCATTGATCTGATTGAAGAGTGGCGTAATCGCAATGATGTCTGCTATCTCTACCCCAACAAAAAGGTGAAGATCTCGACCACCTCAACCATCCAGGAGCCTTATGTTGCACGCCAGTACTATTTAGATCGGATCCGTGCGAAGCAAGCATGGAATATCCAAGCCGATGCTCCCGATGTCACCATCGCGGTATTAGACACGGGGATATGGCTAGATCATCCTGATCTCAAGGGGCAACTAGTAGAAGGGTACAATATTCTCAATCCCAATCTGCTTCCCTATGATAATAATGGTCATGGTACCAATGTGGCAGGGATTCTAGCAGCGAAACATAATAATGGACTTGGGATTATGGGCGTGGTAGGTAAGACCAATATTATGCCCATTAAGGTACTGGATGGTAATGGGGAAGGGGATGAGTACGATGTTACTGCAGGGATCTATCAAGCGGTAGATGCCGGTGCTCAGATTATTCTCCTTTCACTGGGGGATGTAATCTATTCCCCATACATGGAAGAAGCAATTGTGTATGCAGAGAATAATGGTGTCTTTGTGGTGGCTGCCACAGGGAATGAAGGAAGTAGGGTCAATTATCCTGCAGCCTTCCCCACGGTATTGTCGGTAGGTGCCATCGATAAGCAAGGGCGAATCCATCAGTACTCCAATTCAGGACCGGAGATTGATGTTGTGGCGCCTGGTGCAGGAATTTTTACCACTGGAGCAGATGGAGGCTACATGTCCAATGATGGTACATCCATGGCTGCACCTCAGGTAGCAGGATTAGCTGCATTAATTAAGCAGCAGTACCCTGAATATACGCCTCGCCAAGTTCGCCAGTTGATTATTACCACTACCACCAATTTAAGCGGCAAGGAGTGGAACACTACATCAGGCTTTGGCTTAATCAACATGTACCAAGCATTGCTTGAGAATGGGGTGCCCATCCCCATGAATAATACCAGTAAAGAGGGGGCCTACGCCCTTCCCATCTCAACAGAGCGTGTTGGTCAGTTCACCTGGGAAAACTCCAGCTGGTATCGTATCGATCTTCCGTATAGTGGAGAGGTGAACCTCACCTTGTCCATGCTGGATGAGAAGCTACGGAAGAACCCTGGCTTTGCAGGGACTGTACAGGTAGACCTCTATCCCGTAGGCTCACCAGCCTCCACGATCCTTCATCAGGCGAATGAACCACTCACCTTTAAGTCGAGGGCTGGGACGGTTTATCTTAAGTTAACACCTTATGCGGATCTACTAAATAGTGGCTCCCATCGCTTTTTACTAGAAAATAAATTTCATATCACTGCAGATGCCTATGAATCTAATGATACGAAGGCAACTGCCAAGCGTATTCCTGTCAATTCCACCATCACTGCGAACTATCATCAAGAGAATGATTCTGATTGGTACTATGTGGATGTGAACCGGAAAGGCAAGTTAAGTGTTGATATCACCACGGATTCTCTCCGGATGGATGTGGTACTACATGTTCATGGTCCTGGCTTAAATGAAGGGATTAAGGTCGATAACGGAAATGTGTTTAATCAACAGCGAGAGTCCATCGAAATTGAGGTTCAACCAGGCCGGTATTATTTTCATTCCTATAATTATTATGGATTTCCTGTAAATGCCCAATATTTTTTGAAGATCCATTATCAACAAGCCTTGATTGATCACAATGAACCCAATAACGTTTACTCCGAAGCTACGAACTTAATACTTAACCAATCTACGAGAGGCTCAGTAAGTAATAAGTTTGATGTAGATTGGTATAAGTTCACCTTAACCCGCGGTCAGGAGGTTTACATCCAGCTCAGCTATCCCGACTATCAGTACGGGCAGCTCGTGCTCTTTACTGAAAAGCTTGATTCTGTAGGTGATTATGGTCTTTCCAATCGGAATGGTAAGCTGATGGTGAAGAAGTGGTTACCCAAGGGCAAGTATTATATACGCTTGCAGATGACCAAGGAGATGGAGTATGAGTATTACCATCTCAGTGTAACCAGCAATATGCTACCGTTTAATGATATCCAGAGCCACTGGGCGAAGAATGAGATCGTCAAGCTTAGTGATAAAGGAGTGATCAGTGGCTATGCCGATCACTCCTTCCGCCCTAATAAAGCCATCACCCGTGCAGAGGTGGCTACCATCTTAGTGCGTACCCAGCAGCTAGAGCCGAACAACAAGAAGGCGAAGCTTCCCTTTAAGGATGTGAAGCAGCAGCACTGGGCTTATCGCAATCTGCTCATCGCTTATCAGAATGGCTTTCTCAAGGGGTACCCAGATAATACCCTCCGACCGGATCAGCCCATTACACGTGCTGAGCTAGCTCAGCTCATTGTGTCTGCTGAGAAGCTTCGCCTGCAGAAGATTGTCTTGCTCTTCCCAGACGTTCCCCATACCCATTGGGCTGCAGAAGCGATTCGTATCATGAATAGCTATGGATATCTTCATGGTGACGATGAAGGATTCTATCGACCTGATGCTTCCACCACCCGTGCTGAGTTTGTCACGGTGGTGGATCGGGTGTGGTTTTCCTCGAAGGTGAAGAAGTGA